From Pan paniscus chromosome 9, NHGRI_mPanPan1-v2.0_pri, whole genome shotgun sequence, the proteins below share one genomic window:
- the LOC100981815 gene encoding LOW QUALITY PROTEIN: olfactory receptor 5B12 (The sequence of the model RefSeq protein was modified relative to this genomic sequence to represent the inferred CDS: deleted 2 bases in 1 codon) → MENNTEVTEFILVGLTDDPELQIPLFIVFLFIYLITLVGNLGMIELILLDSCLHTPMYFFLSNLSLVDFGYSSAVTPKVMVGFLTGDKFTLYNACATQFFFFVAFITAESFLLASMAYDCYAVLCKPLHYTTTMTTNVCARLAIGSYVYGFLNASIHTGNTFRLSFCRSNVVEYFFCDAPPLLALSCSDNYISEMVIFFFVVGFNDLFSILVILISYLFIFITILKLRSSEGRQKAFSTCASHLTAVSIFYGTGIFMYLRPNSSHFMGTNKMASVFYAIVIPMLNPLVYSLRNKEVKSAFKKTVGKAKASIGFIF, encoded by the exons ATGGAGAACAACACAGAGGTGACTGAATTCATTCTTGTGGGGTTAACTGATGACCCAGAACTGCAGATCCCACTCTTCATAGTCTTCCTTTTCATCTACCTCATCACTCTGGTTGGGAACCTGGGGATGATTGAATTGATTCTACTGGACTCCTGtctccacacccccatgtacttcttcctcaGTAACCTCTCCCTGGTGGACTTTGGTTATTCCTCAGCTGTCACTCCCAAGGTGATGGTGGGGTTTCTCACAGGAGACAAATTCACATTATATAATGCTTGTGCCACACAATTCTTCTTCTTTGTAGCCTTTATCACTGCAGAAAGTTTCCTCCTGGCATCAATGGCCTATGACTGCTATGCAGTATTGTGTAAACCCCTGCATTACACCACCACCATGACAACAAATGTATGTGCTCGCCTGGCCATAGGCTCCTACGTCTATGGTTTCCTGAATGCATCCATTCATACTGGGAACACTTTCAGGCTCTCCTTCTGTAGATCCAATGTAGTTGAATACTTTTTCTGTGATGCTCCTCCTCTCTTGGCTCTCTCATGTTCAGACAACTACATCAGTGagatggttattttt ttttttgtggtgggatTCAATGACCTCTTTTCTATCCTGGTAATTTTGATCTcctacttatttatatttatcaccATCCTGAAGTTGCGCTCATCTGAAGGACGCCAGAAGGCCTTTTCTACTTGTGCTTCTCACCTTACTGCAGTTTCCATCTTTTATGGGACAGGAATCTTTATGTACTTACGACCTAACTCCAGCCATTTCATGGGCACTAACAAAATGGCATCTGTGTTCTATGCCATAGTCATTCCCATGTTGAATCCACTGGTCTACAGCCTGAGGAACAAAGAGGTTAAGAGTGCCTTTAAAAAGACTGTAGGGAAGGCAAAGGCCTCTATCggattcatattttaa